The following nucleotide sequence is from Gymnodinialimonas sp. 202GB13-11.
CAACGCGCCATCCCGCCGCACGCCGACGACAATGGCCCGCAGGGTCGAAAACAGCTCTGAGAGTTGCCGCAACGGCGTATCAAGCACCGGGCATTCTTCATCCAGCGCGATCCCCAGCAACTTGGCATCCCCGCCGAGGAAGCTTTCCGTATCAAAGGTCGTGGGCGATGCGATCCGGTTCAAAACAGCCTCCGCCACCTCCATCTCGGGTGAGATCACGACGTCGATGGGCAGGTGGTCCCGACGGTAGAGGTCCGAATAGCTGGCCTGCAAATAGCTCTGCGACCGCAACCGCGCGATCTTGCGGGGCACGGCAAACACCGAATGAGCGACCTGACAGGTGACCATGTTCACCTCGTCCGAGAACGTGGCGGCAATCACCATATCGGCATCTCGCGCGCCCGCTCGGTCCAGCACATCCGGGTGGCTGGCAAAGCCTGTCAGGCCCTGCACGTCCAGCGTATCGGTCGCACGGCGCACAAGATCGGGGTTGTTATCAACCACCGTTACATCGTTGTTTTCCGAAGACAGATGGCGCGCAATCTGCCAGCCAACCTGGCCTGCGCCACAAATGATGACCTTCATGTCCGAGGTCCGCCTTTAAGCTCCAAAAGGTTGCGCAGGATTGGCAGGTTGGGGGCCGGGCGTCAACGGGTCCACAAGAACTCCGACACCGGTCAGCGCGCCACAAAATGGTCTAAAAATAATGAAATCAGGGTCTCCATCACGCGACAGCCTCAACGAACAGTTACGATCAAGGACAGTTTTCATGCGTAAGTCGGCCAGAGTATTCGTATCAGCCCTGGTCTTATTCAGCGGACAAGTGGCCCTCGCGAACCCGCAAGCCGACGCGATCCTCATTGCACAGCGCGCGCAGACCCCGGATTGGCTGGAAACTGTCCAACAAACCCTTGGAGATGCACTTGTTGATGCGTATTTCGCGCCGATCGCCGGAAACGGGATCGAAATTGCGGATCGCGACCGGTTCAGGGCGTTGATCCCCGAAGAAATCGTCGCGCGATATGTAGAATTTCTTGAACAAAGAAGTGTCGATACCGCGCTCGAGGTCTATACGCCGGAACAGCTTGCGACCATCGCGGCCGTTCTGCGCGCCGACCCGGATGCGACCCCGGCCGAGATTTTTGCCGAAGACTACCAACAAAGGCATGAAGCCGCCCTCATTGAGGCTCGGAGCAATGCCGTAGCCTCCGGTTCAGACGATCCGCTCGTGCTAGAGCTCGAAGAGGTTGCCGTGCGCATGAACGCACTTTCCGCAATGCTTGAGGATGGCGGCGGCGAAGCGCTTGGGCAGGACCTTGCATTTGGCATCGCCTCCCTCTTCTCCATGGCAGCAGTTGCCAACCAGCTGGCGCAGAGCGAGGTTGAGGCCGACAATCCCGTTACCTTTGCCGCAATCAATGAGCGCGGGGTTCTCCGGTTCGCCAATCCGACGCATCGCCAAACACTGTTAAGGCAGATTGCGCCATCCACGAGTGGCGGCGGAATTCAATTCGTCAGGCCGCTGATCGGATCCGCCGGGTCGAACTAGCCCGGTCTCTGGCGCTAGGCAGCTATTGAGGCGCCTTGCCCAAGTTAGTGCTCGACTTTTCATGCATCCGCAAACCCGACAGATCGCTTGTTATTGAGTGACACGGCATTGCCCCCTACCGCATGGGCATTGATCTAGTGGAGCTTTCTATGATGCACCGATTCCTTCTTGGCACACTTCCGGTGCTCGCCCTCACCGCCTGCGTGTCCGACACCGTCTACCACGCGCCCGGCGTGTCAGTGGCAAGTCGGGATGCCACTTTTGCCCAGTGTCAGTCGCAATCATTGAGCCAATACCCAATCCGCAATGAAACCCGCTTTCGCCCGCCCACATTTGTGCCAGCGACCGAGACCTGTGATGCGGCGGGTGTTTGCACGCGAACCGAGGGCTATTGGGAACCCGGCGAGGCCTATACGGTCGATGTAAATGCCGATTTCCGCCGGACTGCCACGCAGGGCTGTATGGGGTCTGCGGGCTTTTCGCGCGTGGAATTGCCGTTTTGCGAAGAAGGCACTGCCGTCATCCAATCCACCACGATCCCGACGCTGAACGGCGGCACTTGCCTGATACGGCAACGAGGGGCCGAACCGTTGATCGTGAACCCCGCTCGATGAGGGCAGCCTAGGCTCAATACATTTCTACAATTATAGAAATGATTTGATAGGCCGACTGTTATTTTTCAGAAACTTACGCGACGACCTTAATCCTGATCACGCGAGAGCAACCTTGCAATAGCCTACCCTTCGCTCACCTGCGCCACTCGAGTCCCGGCCTTCGAGGTCGTGACAACGCCAAGCGATTTCAACTTCCGATGCAGCGCCGATCGCTCCATTCCCACAAAGCTCGCCGTGCGGCTGATATTGCCGCCAAACCGGTTGATTTGAGCCATCAGATACTGCCGCTCGAACAGTTCCCGTGCCTCTCGCAATGGCAACGTCGTTAAAGACGCCGACAGCGCGATGTCCTCCTCCGAAGTCGGCGCCTCCGTCTGTCCAGGCAGGTCCCGCGCCTCGATCGGGCCGGAGCCTTCGCCAAGTATCAACACCCGTTCGATCATGTTCTTCAACTGCCGCACATTGCCCGGCCAAGCCATCGTTTGCAGCATCGCTGCCGCATCCTCCCCCAGATCGCGCGCCGTCAGACCCTGTTCGCGGTTGAAAAGCTCAATAAAATACCGCGCCAGTTCCGGAATATCCTCGCGCCGGTCCTCAAGGTTCGGCACCTCGACTGGCACCACATTCATGCGGTGATAAAGCTCCTCCCGAAACCGCCCGGCGTCGATTTCGGCCTGCAAATCCCGGGTGGTTGACGACACAACCCGAAGGTCGACGCGCACCTTCGTCGTGCCGCCCACTCGCGTGAAACTTTGGTCCACCAGAACCCGCAAGATCTTCGCCTGCGTCTCCAGCGGCATGTCGGCAACCTCGTCGAAATAGATCACCCCACCATGCGCCTGCTCGAGCAAGCCCTGCTCTACCCCGCGCTGCTGGCTTTCGCGGCCGAACAAAACCTCTTCCATGTGATCGGGCTGGATAGACGCGCTGGAGACGGTCACGAACGGCGCATCAGCGCGGTTCGACTCCGCATGGATATAC
It contains:
- the ntrX gene encoding nitrogen assimilation response regulator NtrX, with product MSDILVVDDERDIRELICDILEDEGFTTRMAGSSDECMAELNKSQPGLMILDIWLKDSSMDGIDILGHVKRDNPEVPVVIISGHGNVEIAVAAIKQGAYDFIEKPFNIDQLMVVIKRAMETSRLRRENSALRRQDSRSMDMVGSSSAFRTLKSQLDKVTKSNGRVMLTGGPGAGKEVAARYIHAESNRADAPFVTVSSASIQPDHMEEVLFGRESQQRGVEQGLLEQAHGGVIYFDEVADMPLETQAKILRVLVDQSFTRVGGTTKVRVDLRVVSSTTRDLQAEIDAGRFREELYHRMNVVPVEVPNLEDRREDIPELARYFIELFNREQGLTARDLGEDAAAMLQTMAWPGNVRQLKNMIERVLILGEGSGPIEARDLPGQTEAPTSEEDIALSASLTTLPLREARELFERQYLMAQINRFGGNISRTASFVGMERSALHRKLKSLGVVTTSKAGTRVAQVSEG